One region of Fragaria vesca subsp. vesca linkage group LG4, FraVesHawaii_1.0, whole genome shotgun sequence genomic DNA includes:
- the LOC101307197 gene encoding 1,4-dihydroxy-2-naphthoate polyprenyltransferase, chloroplastic-like: MATAFCSLNMLGSGLSQLNEYNLKKKHAIFTRSCLHSRRLFGSSLNAEKVSPGTNRRVEVKHCPQAFPSNSKDKEEENISKATLIWRAIKLPIYFVAFIPLTVGSAAAYFETGIFSWWRYSLLSISSVLIITWLNLSNDVYDFDTGADKNKLESVVNLVGSRTGTIVAAYALLVLGFMGLAWVSFEAGNMRAILLLACAIIFGYIYQCPPFRLSYQGLGEPLCFSAFGPFATTAFYLLQGSGSQMMHLPFTGSILSASLLVGITTTLILFCSHFHQIEEDRAVAKMSPLVRLGSKRGSGVVQLAIAGLYVLAFAFGISRALPITCIFFCAFTLPVARLVVSYVQENHNDKHKIFMAKYFCVRLHSLFGVALAAGLVVARTGPKPSIPRLAFS, encoded by the exons ATGGCAACAGCGTTCTGTAGTCTCAACATGTTGGGGTCTGGTCTCTCACAACTAAATGAGTACAACCTTAAGAAGAAGCACGCAATCTTCACAAG GTCTTGTTTACACTCGAGAAGATTGTTTGGTTCGTCTCTTAATGCCGAAAAGGTTTCCCCCGGAACTAATAGAAGAGTAGAGGTCAAGCATTGCCCACAGGCATTTCCTTCTAATTCGAAGGATAAAGAAGAAGAGAATATTTCGAAGGCAACCTTGATATGGAGGGCAATAAAGTTGCCTATATACTTTGTTGCATTTATCCCTCTCACT GTAGGTAGTGCAGCTGCTTATTTCGAGACGGGCATTTTTTCATGGTGGCGTTATTCTCTTCTTTCGATTTCTTCTGTTCTTATCATCACATGGCTCAACTTAAG CAATGATGTTTATGATTTTGATACAGGAGCAGATAAAAACAAGTTAGAATCAGTTGTAAATCTGGTTGGCAG CCGTACAGGCACAATTGTTGCTGCCTACGCGCTGCTTGTGCTTGGCTTCATGGGGCTTGCTTGGGTATCTTTTGAGGCAGGAAATATGCGTGCAATATTATTACTCGCTTGTGCAATAATTTTTGGTTATATATATCAG TGCCCACCATTTCGGTTAAGTTACCAAGGGTTGGGGGAGCCATTGTGCTTTTCAGCATTTGGTCCATTCGCCACTACAGCTTTTTATTTACTGCAGGGCAGTGGAAG TCAAATGATGCATCTTCCTTTCACTGGTTCAATTCTTTCCGCATCACTACTTGTTGGCATTACGACAACCTTAATTCTGTTCTGTAGTCACTTTCATCAG ATTGAAGAAGACAGGGCGGTAGCAAAAATGTCCCCTCTG GTTAGGCTTGGCAGCAAAAGAGGATCAGGGGTAGTTCAATTAGCAATTGCAGGACTCTATGTTCTAGCTTTTGCTTTTGGTATAAGCAGGGCTCTTCCCATAACTTGTATT TTTTTCTGTGCCTTCACCTTACCAGTGGCAAGACTGGTGGTTAGCTATGTGCAAGAAAACCATAAT GATAAACACAAGATATTCATGGCAAAGTATTTCTGTGTGAGATTGCATTCTTTATTTGGAGTTGCGTTGGCTGCTGGACTTGTGGTAGCGAGAACGGGCCCTAAACCTAGTATTCCAAGGTTGGCATTTTCATAG
- the LOC101313599 gene encoding mediator of RNA polymerase II transcription subunit 9-like, which translates to MEHQYSGGGGGGGSGSWNMIPSVPTHSNPSTPSSQDHLYLQQHQHQFQQQQQQQRLLLQQQQQQQNQQQQQQQQQHQSLASHFHLFHLVEKLSDSVETGTRDPQSDALISDLNNHFEKCQQLLNSISGSIATKAMTVEGQKRKLEESEQLLNQRRDLNTKYRNSVVDLLKSEP; encoded by the exons ATGGAGCACCAGTACTCGGGCGGAGGAGGAGGAGGAGGGAGCGGGAGCTGGAATATGATCCCCAGCGTGCCGACCCACAGTAACCCATCTACGCCATCCAGTCAGGACCATCTTTACCTCCAACAACACCAACACCAATTTCAGCAGCAGCAACAACAACAGCGTCTCCTTCTCCAACAACAACAGCAACAGCAAAATCAACAGCAGCAGCAGCAACAACAACAGCATCAGTCTCTCGCCTCCCACTTCCATCTCTTCCAC TTGGTGGAGAAGTTATCAGATTCGGTTGAGACCGGGACTAGGGACCCGCAGTCTGATGCATTG ATTAGTGATTTGAACAACCATTTCGAGAAGTGCCAGCAGCTGTTGAACTCCATATCGGGATCCATTGCCACCAAGGCTATG ACGGTGGAGGGACAGAAGCGGAAGCTCGAAGAGAGCGAGCAGTTGTTAAATCAGCGGAG GGACCTGAATACTAAGTACAGAAATTCTGTTGTTGACCTCCTCAAGTCTGAGCCTTAG
- the LOC101291424 gene encoding uncharacterized protein LOC101291424, producing MEVDSVSNELQHEEEYVLLDLDSVSSQFEIPENAPYVLSGLDTMHPVLIIDDKLKLVGEWEETIGTCLIFREGSSPVSHEETGPSEANLFAGKCIVDQNVYQCKQVNPLGCAYRRLKFRLAPDCDSHGSASIEAEKV from the exons ATGGAGGTAGATAGTGTCAGCAATGAACTTCAGCATGAAGAAGAATACGTATTGCTTGATCTTGATTCAGTATCCTCGCAGTTTGAAATACCAGAAAACGCACCATATGTTCTTTCC GGTTTAGACACAATGCATCCAGTACTGATTATAGATGACAAACTGAAGTTG GTTGGAGAATGGGAAGAAACTATTGGAACATGCCTTATTTTCAGAGAAG GTTCTAGTCCCGTAAGTCATGAAGAAACAGGACCATCGGAAGCAAACCTTTTTGCCGGCAAATGCATAGTTGATCAAAACGTATATCAGTGCAAGCAAGTAAATCCACTTGGCTGTGCATATAGAAGATTAAAATTTAGATTGGCACCAGATTGTGACTCTCATGGTTCTGCATCCATAGAGGCTGAGAAAGTTTGA
- the LOC101301101 gene encoding cadmium/zinc-transporting ATPase HMA2-like, with translation MFTVQVFGADDQQEEESTKSATKLQKSYFDVLGLCCSSEVALVENILKPLNGVKEVSVILPTKTVIVVHDSHLISQIQIDEAMNQASLESSVKVHVENYKKKWPSPYAIASGVLLLLSLLKYVYSPFQWLALGAVAAGIFPILMKCVASIRNLKIDINILVIIAVIGTIAMSDYVEAGTIVFLFTIAEWLESRSRHKANAVMSSLMSMAPQKAVLAATGDVVDVDMVELNTILAVKAGEVIPIDGIVVDGEAEVDEKTLTGESYPVAKLQGSTVWAGTVNLNGYISVKTTALAEDCVVAEMAKLVEEAQNRKSKTQRFVDKFAKFYTPAVLFVSVSVAVIPAALHVPNWSQWFHLALVVLVSACPCALILSTPVVTFCTLTNAATSGLLIKGGDYLEILGKIKTMCFDKTGTITSGEFFVMDFHSLRKDISLNTLLYWVASIERKSSHPMADALVDCARFHSIEPKPENVEDFQSFPGQGIRGRIDGQDIYIGNRKIALRTASGTVPTIEESGNGGKTIGYIYCGGTPAGIFALSDACRLGAAEAVRELKEIGIKTALLTGDSHTAAIHTNEQLEQAFEVVYAELLPEEKARIVNEFKIEGYTAMVGDGINDAPALATADIGISMGISGSALAQETGNVILMSNDIRNLPKAIRLAKRANRKVIENVTLSMAPKLAVLALAFAGHPLVWAAVLADAGTCVLVILNSMLLLQASNNKQTKGNSEQPDALNTVSNKHSLLPCMNQQCCSDSTNSSTREVCKPEKCCSDSEAAQVCKPQKCCSDRCGTECLPGPSSPGYMPRNDECMNSVDVCDSASCKSIGSEVSSSLTLPLLHDYP, from the exons ATGTTTACCGTTCAGGTATTTGGCGCTGATGATCAGCAGGAGGAAGAAAGCACGAAGTCAGCCACAAAGTTGCAGAAGAGCTACTTCGACGTGTTGGGACTCTGCTGCTCATCCGAAGTTGCTCTGGTTGAGAACATCCTCAAGCCTCTTAATGGTGTTAAAGAGGTCTCAGTCATTCTCCCTACTAAAACTGTCATTGTCGTCCATGATAGTCACCTTATTTCCCAGATTCAAATTG ATGAGGCTATGAATCAAGCAAGCCTAGAATCAAGTGTCAAGGTGCATGTGGAGAATTACAAGAAAAAATGGCCTAGTCCATATGCAATTGCTAGTGGTGTATTGCTACTCCTATCACTTCTGAAATATGTATACAGCCCATTTCAGTGGTTGGCCTTAGGAGCAGTAGCTGCTGGTATTTTTCCGATTTTGATGAAATGTGTAGCTTCAATTCGGAATCTTAAGATTGACATCAACATTCTCGTCATCATTGCGG TGATTGGAACAATTGCTATGAGTGATTATGTGGAAGCTGGCACTATAGTCTTCCTGTTCACCATTGCAGAGTGGCTTGAATCCAGGTCCCGTCATAAG GCAAATGCAGTGATGTCATCTTTGATGAGCATGGCCCCCCAAAAAGCTGTCCTAGCAGCAACAGGAGATGTTGTGGATGTTGATATGGTTGAGTTGAATACAATTCTCGCTGTTAAGGCTGGTGAAGTTATACCAATTGATGGAATTGTTGTGGATGGTGAAGCTGAAGTGGACGAGAAGACGCTAACTGGAGAGTCATATCCAGTTGCAAAACTACAGGGCTCCACTGTCTGGGCTGGCACTGTCAATCTCAATG GTTACATTAGTGTCAAAACTACAGCCTTAGCTGAAGATTGTGTGGTTGCTGAAATGGCTAAACTTGTGGAAGAGGCCCAGAACAGAAAATCCAAAACTCAAAGATTTGTTGATAAATTTGCCAAGTTCTACACTCCAG CGGTCCTATTTGTATCTGTTTCTGTTGCGGTGATTCCAGCTGCCTTACATGTTCCTAATTGGAGCCAATGGTTTCACTTAGCTTTGGTAGTTTTAGTGAGTGCTTGTCCCTGTGCTCTCATCCTCTCTACACCTGTTGTAACTTTCTGCACACTTACGAATGCTGCAACATCTGGCCTTCTGATCAAAGGGGGTGACTACCTTGAAATTCTAGGAAAAATCAAGACCATGTGTTTTGACAAAACTGGTACAATAACAAGTGGGGAGTTTTTCGTGATGGATTTTCATTCTCTTCGCAAAGACATCAGCTTGAACACATTGCTTTACTG GGTTGCAAGCATTGAGAGGAAGTCGAGTCATCCAATGGCAGATGCACTGGTTGACTGTGCAAGATTTCATTCAATTGAGCCAAAGCCTGAAAACGTGGAGGACTTTCAAAGTTTTCCAGGCCAAGGCATTCGTGGAAGAATTGATGGACAAGATATTTACATTGGAAACAGAAAAATTGCTTTGAGAACTGCTTCTGGAACAG TTCCAACCATTGAAGAGAGTGGAAATGGTGGGAAGACGATTGGATACATATACTGTGGAGGAACCCCTGCAGGAATCTTTGCACTATCTGATGCTTGTCGATTAGGGGCTGCAGAGGCTGTACGTGAGCTGAAGGAAATAGGCATTAAAACAGCTCTTCTCACAGGAGATAGTCATACTGCAGCTATTCATACAAATGAGCAG CTTGAGCAAGCTTTTGAAGTCGTCTATGCAGAACTTCTACCTGAAGAGAAGGCGAGAATTGTTAATGAATTCAAGATAGAAGGATATACAGCCATGGTTGGAGATGGTATCAACGATGCTCCTGCTTTAGCCACAGCCGATATTGGTATCTCCATGGGAATTTCAGGGTCAGCCCTTGCTCAAGAAACTGGGAATGTAATATTAATGTCCAATGACATTAGAAACCTACCAAAAGCGATCCGGCTTGCAAAAAGGGCAAACAGGAAAGTGATTGAGAATGTCACTTTGTCCATGGCTCCTAAGCTAGCTGTGCTTGCACTAGCCTTTGCTGGTCATCCACTTGTTTGGGCTGCGGTTCTTGCTGATGCTGGGACATGTGTACTTGTAATTCTCAACAGCATGCTACTTCTGCAAGCAAGTAATAACAAGCAGACTAAAGGCAACTCTGAACAACCTGATGCCCTTAATACTGTAAGCAACAAGCATAGCCTATTGCCTTGTATGAACCAGCAGTGCTGTTCGGACAGTACTAACAGTAGCACTAGAGAAGTGTGCAAACCAGAGAAGTGTTGTTCCGACAGTGAAGCTGCACAAGTATGCAAACCACAAAAGTGTTGTTCTGATAGGTGTGGAACAGAATGCCTGCCTGGTCCTTCCAGTCCAGGGTATATGCCTAGGAATGATGAGTGCATGAACTCAGTTGATGTATGTGACTCGGCGAGCTGCAAAAGTATTGGTTCTGAAGTTTCATCCTCTCTTACTCTGCCCTTACTGCATGATTACCCTTGA